From a region of the Phragmites australis chromosome 21, lpPhrAust1.1, whole genome shotgun sequence genome:
- the LOC133903851 gene encoding scarecrow-like protein 6 — protein sequence MRGMPFAGSARQGDAGTLLLLQQQQGLTAGKVSGTGGLWEPTSVLDHRHSPSPSPPTSTSTLSSPLGAATAGVAALAGANAKNVSPPPVAAAWPGGAAGEEAAGVGKEEWQLTPLDIGLGAGEAWDTAGAVLSDAAAPPGLAPDHTFLRWIIGSEDASAAMGGVMDPPVLELDHAPSMMFPAFGPNLSFAPAMEDTKPAPFGHAPNFQFHHHQHHPQPHAAFFGSHPSFDAAPPLSKQHHPMAGAPAPKLSSFPGPVAAACGFVSALKPKPEAAHDEAATAVDQLAQAAKLAEAGDAFGAREILARLNYRLPAAPTAGTPQLRSVFYFKEALRLALSPTGEAPAPPASTPYDVVLKLGAYKAFSEVSPVLQFAHLTCVQAVIDELGGAGCIHVLDFDIGMGEQWASLMQELAQRRPATALKVTALVSPASHYPLELQLIHENLSGFADELGVFFQFAVFNIDTLDPAELVAIASGDAVAVHLPVGSAHVAAMPAILRLVKRLGAKVVVSVDHGCERTELPFAAHLFQAFQSCVSLLDSIDAVGADADTVAKIGRFLVQPGVEQRVLGRHRAGMDKPLPWRAVFASAGFVPVQASTFAESQAESLIKKVRLMGFRVEKRGGALCLYWQRGELVSVSAWRC from the coding sequence TAGCGCACGACAGGGGGACGCGGGGACATTGCTGCTACTGCAACAACAACAGGGGCTCACCGCCGGCAAGGTCTCCGGTACCGGCGGCCTGTGGGAGCCCACCTCGGTGCTCGACCACCGGCACAGCCCCAGCCCGAGCCCGCCCACCTCGACTTCCACGCTGTCGTCGCCCCTGGGTGCCGCGACCGCCGGCGTGGCGGCCCTCGCCGGTGCTAACGCCAAGAACGTCTCCCCGccgccggtggcggcggcatgGCCGGGGGGAGCGGCCGGGGAGGAGGCCGCGGGGGTGGGGAAGGAGGAGTGGCAGCTCACGCCGCTTGACATAGGCCTTGGCGCCGGCGAAGCTTGGGACACTGCTGGAGCCGTTCTGTCCGACGCCGCGGCGCCGCCAGGGCTCGCCCCCGATCACACCTTCCTCCGGTGGATCATTGGCAGCGAGGACGCGTCCGCGGCCATGGGGGGCGTCATGGACCCGCCGGTCCTTGAGCTCGACCACGCCCCCTCCATGATGTTTCCAGCGTTCGGGCCCAATCTGTCGTTCGCGCCGGCCATGGAGGACACAAAACCGGCGCCTTTCGGCCACGCGCCAAACTTCCAGTTCCATCATCATCAGCACCATCCCCAGCCACACGCGGCGTTCTTCGGCTCGCACCCGTCCTTCGACGCGGCGCCGCCGCTGTCGAAGCAGCACCATCCGATGGCCGGCGCGCCGGCGCCAAAGCTGTCTTCTTTCCCTGGCCCCGTGGCTGCGGCGTGCGGATTCGTGTCCGCCCTGAAGCCCAAGCCGGAGGCAGCTCACGACGAGGCGGCCACTGCGGTGGACCAGCTCGCCCAGGCGGCCAAGCTTGCCGAGGCCGGCGACGCCTTCGGCGCCCGCGAGATATTGGCGCGGCTCAATTATCGGCTCCCCGCCGCTCCCACGGCCGGGACGCCACAGCTCCGCTCAGTCTTCTACTTCAAGGAGGCTTTGCGCCTTGCGCTATCCCCAACCGGCGAGGCCCCCGCGCCGCCGGCGTCCACGCCTTACGACGTGGTCCTCAAGCTCGGCGCGTACAAGGCCTTCTCCGAGGTCTCCCCTGTGCTCCAGTTCGCGCACCTCACCTGCGTGCAGGCGGTGATCGACGAGCTCGGTGGCGCCGGCTGCATCCACGTCCTCGACTTCGACATCGGCATGGGCGAGCAGTGGGCCTCGCTGATGCAAGAGCTCGCGCAGCGCCGCCCCGCGACGGCGCTCAAGGTCACCGCATTGGTGTCGCCAGCGTCGCACTACCCGCTCGAGCTGCAGCTCATCCACGAGAACCTTTCCGGCTTCGCCGACGAGCTCGGCGTCTTTTTTCAGTTCGCGGTCTTCAACATCGACACCCTAGACCCCGCGGAGCTGGTTGCCATTGCCAGTGGCGACGCCGTCGCCGTCCATCTTCCCGTCGGCTCGGCCCACGTGGCCGCAATGCCAGCCATCCTCCGCCTCGTCAAGCGGCTCGGCGCAAAGGTGGTCGTCTCCGTCGACCACGGCTGCGAGCGCACGGAGCTGCCCTTCGCTGCGCACCTGTTCCAGGCGTTCCAGTCCTGCGTGTCCCTTCTCGACTCCATCGACGCCGTGGGCGCGGACGCCGACACGGTCGCCAAGATCGGGCGGTTCCTGGTCCAGCCAGGCGTCGAGCAGCGCGTGCTCGGGCGTCACCGCGCGGGCATGGACAAGCCGCTGCCGTGGCGGGCCGTGTTCGCGTCGGCCGGGTTCGTGCCGGTGCAGGCCAGCACCTTCGCCGAGTCGCAGGCCGAGTCGCTCATCAAGAAGGTGCGCCTGATGGGGTTCCGCGTCGAGAAGCGCGGCGGCGCGCTCTGCCTCTACTGGCAGCGCGGCGAGCTCGTCTCCGTGTCGGCATGGCGGTGCTGA
- the LOC133903564 gene encoding uncharacterized protein LOC133903564: MELGLNGFKMLDGGIKRMLVHGALLTYSMFFYCQQFGWLRNYSLTPSFENLNGTPMALRLLVTLMSDERMQCQEPEERARLIDWSLVCRLQSLHGMAVWPGLGAWSRRTVSPELGRTLPASPSRVSRVLVQHQRINVAGPPVSHTAEPGPGPGHRDVNLICSCSSACFLLW, translated from the exons ATGGAGCTCGGACTAAACGGGTTCAAGATGTTAGATGGGGGAATAAAGCGCATGCTTGTCCATGGCGCCTTGCTCACTTATAGCATGTTTTTTTATTGCCAGCAATTTGGATGGCTGAGGAATTATTCACTGACTCCCTCGTTCGAAAATCTAAATGGTACACCTATGGCACTAAG GCTACTTGTCACACTGATGAGTGATGAGAGGATGCAGTGCCAAGAGCCAGAGGAACGAGCTCGACTCATCGACTGGTCCCTGGTGTGCCGTCTGCAGTCGTTGCACGGAATGGCAGTTTGGCCTGGACTGGGAGCATGGTCGAGACGGACGGTTTCTCCAGAGCTTGGACGCACGCTGCCGGCCTCGCCGTCCCGTGTGTCACGGGTACTTGTGCAGCACCAGCGGATCAACGTCGCCGGCCCACCCGTCAGCCACACGGCGGAGCCTGGGCCTGGGCCTGGACACCGTGATGTTAACCTGATCTGTTCCTGCAGCTCAGCGTGCTTTCTGCTTTGGTAA